From a single Desulfobacterales bacterium genomic region:
- a CDS encoding pitrilysin family protein, producing the protein MQAKVSKTCLHNGIRILTKQIPHVHSVSMGVWVDAGARDETPAENGLSHLIEHMIFKGTKRRTAFQIAKEFDAIGGQSNAFTSMENTCFHGRVMDTHLATMVDIFCDIFLNSTFDDAELERERPIILQEIGMVEDSPEEFIHVLLGKAYWGNHPLGQSVLGTRENLLLFDSAMIKDFFRRFYQPGRIVISAAGNLNHDQFLDLAAPAFEAVAPGPDLPCRLPPNGQKQQHISVRDLEQVHIGLATRGLSVSDPRRYACSLMNTILGGNMSSRLFQEIRELRGLAYSVYSFISPQVGGGMFGAYAGVEPGRVGETVDLILQEMRKLKISPVTTDELRDAKEYTKGQILLSAESVENQMARLAQNEMHMGRYVPVEEIVGEIEAVTQEDISSLACELFHTDPLSLALLGPVAAEFDFNPLLVL; encoded by the coding sequence ATGCAAGCAAAGGTCAGTAAGACGTGCCTTCATAACGGGATTCGTATTCTGACCAAACAAATCCCGCACGTTCACAGCGTTTCGATGGGCGTGTGGGTGGATGCGGGCGCAAGAGATGAAACCCCGGCGGAAAACGGTCTATCCCATTTGATTGAACATATGATCTTTAAGGGCACCAAACGCCGGACCGCTTTTCAGATCGCCAAGGAATTCGATGCCATCGGCGGGCAGTCCAACGCCTTTACCTCCATGGAAAACACTTGTTTCCATGGCCGGGTGATGGACACGCATCTTGCGACCATGGTCGATATTTTTTGCGATATTTTCTTGAATTCCACCTTTGATGACGCTGAACTGGAACGGGAAAGACCCATCATTCTGCAGGAAATCGGAATGGTCGAGGATAGTCCAGAGGAATTTATTCATGTGCTGCTCGGAAAAGCGTACTGGGGCAATCACCCTTTGGGGCAATCGGTCCTCGGTACCCGGGAGAACCTGCTTCTCTTTGATTCGGCCATGATCAAAGACTTTTTCCGGCGTTTTTATCAACCCGGCCGAATCGTTATTTCAGCCGCCGGCAATTTAAATCATGATCAGTTTCTCGATCTTGCGGCGCCTGCCTTTGAGGCCGTGGCACCGGGTCCGGATCTGCCTTGCCGGTTACCCCCCAACGGCCAAAAGCAGCAGCATATTTCAGTGCGTGATTTGGAACAGGTGCATATCGGCTTAGCGACCCGGGGGCTATCCGTATCCGATCCACGGCGGTATGCCTGCTCACTGATGAACACCATTCTCGGCGGCAATATGAGCTCCCGGCTTTTTCAGGAAATCCGGGAACTTCGCGGGTTGGCGTACTCGGTGTATTCCTTTATCTCACCTCAGGTCGGCGGCGGCATGTTCGGCGCCTACGCCGGGGTCGAGCCGGGGCGCGTCGGGGAAACCGTTGATCTGATCCTTCAAGAGATGCGAAAGCTCAAAATCTCACCGGTAACCACGGATGAATTGCGGGATGCCAAAGAATACACCAAGGGCCAGATTCTGCTATCGGCCGAAAGCGTTGAAAATCAGATGGCCCGCCTGGCGCAAAATGAGATGCACATGGGCCGCTATGTTCCCGTAGAAGAGATTGTCGGGGAAATAGAGGCGGTCACTCAAGAGGATATCTCCTCCCTGGCTTGCGAATTATTTCACACCGATCCACTTTCCCTGGCATTGCTCGGACCGGTGGCCGCGGAATTTGATTTCAACCCCCTGTTGGTGCTTTGA
- the rpsO gene encoding 30S ribosomal protein S15, translating into MTYTSEEKKTLIEQYKLHDSDTGSPEVQIGLLTHRITYLTDHLKAHSKDHHSRRGLLMLVGRRRRLLNYVKNKDVQRYRQIIDTLGLRR; encoded by the coding sequence GTGACGTACACATCAGAAGAGAAAAAAACATTGATCGAACAATATAAACTTCATGATTCCGACACCGGATCTCCGGAAGTTCAGATCGGGTTGCTGACCCATCGCATCACCTATCTGACGGATCATCTCAAAGCCCACTCAAAGGATCATCATTCCCGAAGAGGGCTTCTGATGCTGGTCGGCCGCCGCCGCCGACTTCTCAACTATGTGAAAAACAAAGATGTCCAACGGTATCGGCAAATCATCGACACCCTCGGACTAAGACGATAA
- a CDS encoding bifunctional oligoribonuclease/PAP phosphatase NrnA, with translation MMDQIIHQLKNSRHVLLATHTNPDGDAIGSLLAMGLALNALGISTTVFNEEPIPAVYRYLSGIESISHNIAAPSQYDTALILDCGDLKRVGKTADVIRMIPVVINVDHHPTNARFGEMQIIDPSACATAEIVYYLIKALGAPLNKAIATCIYTGIITDTGSFRFQNTNRAAFHICDEMVGQGVDPYLIAQYVYGTYSLGRLKLINLALDSIEISENGKLSLMVVTREMLQTSGTHPCDADGLITYARSIENVQVAVLIQEQSDNSSRRRDKTTFHVSLRANGAVDVSAIAGAFGGGGHYSAAGFSIESSLTDLKAKIFGLATNLEHWRPKEGEVCELFQPATKPPIRLSATNNRPKTTMGGAGLLHIRR, from the coding sequence ATGATGGATCAGATCATACATCAACTGAAAAATAGTCGTCATGTATTGCTTGCGACACATACCAATCCGGATGGTGACGCCATCGGCTCGCTTCTGGCTATGGGGCTGGCGCTCAATGCGTTGGGCATCAGCACAACGGTATTCAATGAAGAGCCGATACCGGCAGTTTATCGCTATTTAAGTGGGATAGAAAGCATCTCGCATAACATAGCAGCGCCTTCACAGTACGATACGGCCCTGATTTTGGACTGCGGCGACTTGAAACGCGTCGGAAAAACAGCAGATGTTATTCGGATGATTCCGGTCGTCATCAATGTGGATCATCACCCAACAAACGCCCGTTTTGGTGAAATGCAAATCATTGATCCATCCGCATGCGCGACGGCTGAAATCGTATATTATCTGATAAAAGCACTGGGAGCGCCCTTAAACAAAGCCATTGCCACCTGTATTTACACGGGAATCATAACGGATACCGGCTCTTTTAGATTTCAGAATACCAACCGGGCCGCTTTTCACATTTGTGATGAGATGGTGGGACAGGGGGTCGATCCCTATTTGATCGCACAATATGTTTACGGCACCTATTCTCTCGGCCGCCTGAAGCTGATCAATCTGGCGCTTGATTCCATTGAAATTTCCGAAAACGGAAAGCTTTCTCTTATGGTTGTAACCCGGGAGATGCTGCAAACGAGCGGAACGCACCCGTGCGACGCGGACGGGCTCATTACCTATGCGCGCAGTATTGAAAATGTTCAGGTGGCGGTATTGATTCAGGAACAATCCGATAACAGTTCAAGACGAAGGGATAAAACCACCTTTCATGTTAGTCTTCGCGCCAACGGTGCAGTGGATGTCAGTGCCATTGCCGGTGCTTTTGGCGGCGGCGGCCACTACTCCGCAGCCGGATTCAGCATCGAATCGTCCTTAACCGATTTAAAAGCCAAGATCTTCGGGTTGGCGACGAATCTTGAGCACTGGCGTCCCAAGGAAGGCGAGGTTTGCGAGCTGTTTCAACCCGCCACGAAACCCCCTATCCGGCTTAGTGCTACCAATAATCGACCTAAGACCACCATGGGAGGAGCGGGATTATTGCACATCAGGCGGTGA
- the rbfA gene encoding 30S ribosome-binding factor RbfA translates to MRPFARAERVSTQIQRVLSEVLKKEISDPRLELVVITGVKMAADLKSARIFFSMPGGETARTQATEGFQKARPFIKRELAGRLGLRYMPDIKFFYDESFDYGARIENLLKAIHADDGSDHTSTEK, encoded by the coding sequence ATGAGGCCATTTGCGCGGGCCGAACGGGTCTCCACCCAAATACAGCGGGTCTTATCCGAGGTTCTGAAAAAGGAAATTAGTGATCCGCGGTTGGAACTGGTCGTCATTACCGGGGTAAAAATGGCGGCTGATTTGAAATCGGCGCGTATCTTTTTCAGTATGCCGGGCGGTGAAACCGCACGGACACAGGCAACCGAAGGGTTTCAAAAGGCGCGTCCGTTTATCAAGCGGGAACTCGCTGGTCGGCTTGGGTTGAGATATATGCCTGATATTAAATTCTTTTACGATGAATCGTTCGACTATGGCGCCCGCATAGAGAACCTTTTAAAGGCCATACATGCAGATGATGGATCAGATCATACATCAACTGAAAAATAG
- the mpl gene encoding UDP-N-acetylmuramate:L-alanyl-gamma-D-glutamyl-meso-diaminopimelate ligase produces MDLKKNCIPQTVNKIHLTAVCGTGMGALACMLRDMGYSVSGSDQKVYPPMSTFLIQKGIGIQEGFCAENIAHAPDLVIIGNAVRKDNPEVAAVYEMGLPFCSMPQALNHFAAYGKKTLLITGTHGKTTTSALLAWVLFHAGLDPSFMIGGILKNFNSNYRLGNGEYIVIEGDEYDTAFFDKGPKLMHYRPSVAALTSIEFDHADIFTDLNHVNRIFKGFVDALPADSTLVAFDRDANIDQLVSNGTTHVVRYGRQATSSWRLGEVSISPPWIHFEVFKHGKPFGHFQSGLPGEHNLFNTLAVIAMANAIGIGAQDIAKALTRFESIKRRQEIRGVKRGITVMDDFAHHPTAVKETIRAVKPFYPNGRLIAVFEPRTNTSMRNVFQGVYPAAFDGADMICIRKPPLLEKIPADQRFSSEKLVQDLKNRGKTAWFFPDTAPIIDFLASEAKPDDLILIMSNGGFDNIHERLLNLL; encoded by the coding sequence ATGGATTTAAAAAAGAATTGCATTCCGCAAACGGTTAACAAAATTCACCTCACGGCGGTATGCGGCACAGGAATGGGCGCATTGGCCTGTATGCTCAGGGACATGGGCTATTCCGTCAGCGGTTCGGATCAGAAAGTATATCCCCCCATGAGCACCTTTTTGATTCAAAAAGGCATAGGTATTCAGGAGGGGTTTTGCGCAGAAAACATTGCTCACGCGCCCGACCTGGTCATTATCGGCAACGCCGTTCGAAAAGACAATCCCGAGGTGGCCGCCGTCTACGAAATGGGACTCCCGTTTTGCTCCATGCCTCAAGCCCTGAATCATTTTGCAGCATACGGAAAAAAAACCCTGCTCATTACCGGCACTCACGGCAAAACCACCACGTCCGCCCTTCTGGCCTGGGTGTTGTTCCATGCGGGCCTCGATCCGTCATTTATGATCGGGGGCATTCTGAAAAATTTCAACAGTAATTACCGGCTCGGAAACGGCGAGTATATCGTTATCGAGGGAGACGAATACGATACGGCTTTCTTTGACAAGGGGCCGAAACTGATGCACTATCGCCCATCCGTGGCGGCCCTGACCAGTATAGAGTTCGACCACGCCGATATTTTTACGGATCTGAATCATGTCAACCGAATTTTTAAGGGATTTGTTGACGCCCTTCCGGCGGATAGCACACTGGTCGCCTTTGACCGGGATGCCAATATCGACCAACTGGTATCAAACGGCACAACGCATGTGGTCCGCTACGGCAGGCAAGCCACCTCCTCATGGCGTCTCGGCGAGGTGTCCATTTCCCCGCCATGGATTCATTTTGAGGTATTCAAGCACGGAAAACCCTTCGGGCATTTTCAATCCGGATTGCCGGGCGAGCACAATCTTTTCAACACATTGGCGGTAATCGCCATGGCGAATGCAATCGGCATCGGCGCACAGGATATCGCGAAAGCGCTTACCCGATTTGAAAGCATTAAACGCCGCCAGGAAATCCGGGGGGTTAAGCGCGGCATCACCGTCATGGACGATTTTGCCCACCACCCCACGGCGGTGAAAGAAACCATTCGCGCCGTAAAACCGTTTTATCCAAACGGACGGCTGATCGCCGTGTTTGAACCCCGCACCAACACGAGCATGCGGAATGTTTTTCAGGGTGTCTATCCTGCGGCATTTGACGGTGCGGATATGATTTGTATTCGAAAGCCGCCCTTATTGGAAAAAATTCCAGCCGACCAAAGGTTTTCCTCGGAAAAGCTGGTCCAAGATCTGAAAAACCGGGGGAAAACCGCCTGGTTTTTCCCGGACACGGCGCCCATTATCGATTTTCTGGCATCGGAGGCCAAACCGGATGATCTCATTCTGATTATGTCCAACGGCGGCTTTGACAATATTCACGAAAGGCTTTTAAATTTATTGTAA
- the truB gene encoding tRNA pseudouridine(55) synthase TruB: MNGVIVIDKPEGLSSAQVVARLKRCLGGLKVGHTGTLDPFASGVMICCVSRATKLARYFLHGGKSYLATLCLGIETDTQDATGQVTASSSTAGISEAAVIECLAQFKGDMLQLPPVYSALKHKGTPLYKLARSGKPVQKPARQVHISALKVMKMDLPEVSFFVTCSAGTYIRTLCADIGRQLGCGGHLKALRRVESCGFDISESIRLDQAIDPATADNITSRIIPMAEALRNMPCYVADSRLAALVTHGRPLTTQDLQLEGDATRGPYVKIIDTQKHLLAVLRTDDNVVKYDCIFRK, translated from the coding sequence GTGAACGGCGTTATTGTTATTGATAAACCGGAAGGATTGTCTTCCGCGCAGGTGGTCGCCCGGTTAAAACGCTGCTTGGGGGGATTGAAAGTCGGACATACCGGCACGCTTGATCCCTTTGCCAGCGGGGTCATGATCTGTTGTGTGAGCCGCGCAACCAAGCTGGCGCGCTATTTTTTGCATGGCGGGAAATCCTATTTGGCCACGCTTTGCCTGGGCATTGAAACAGACACGCAGGATGCAACCGGCCAGGTTACCGCGAGCAGCAGCACTGCGGGAATATCCGAAGCAGCGGTTATAGAATGCTTGGCGCAATTTAAGGGCGACATGTTACAACTGCCGCCGGTGTATTCGGCGCTCAAGCACAAAGGAACCCCGCTGTACAAATTGGCCAGATCGGGCAAGCCGGTTCAAAAGCCGGCGCGACAGGTTCATATTTCAGCCCTTAAGGTGATGAAAATGGACTTGCCTGAAGTGAGTTTTTTTGTAACCTGCTCCGCGGGCACTTATATTCGCACACTCTGTGCCGATATCGGTCGCCAGCTCGGATGCGGCGGTCATTTAAAAGCGCTTCGACGGGTGGAAAGCTGCGGATTTGACATTTCCGAATCCATTCGGCTGGATCAGGCAATTGACCCGGCAACAGCCGACAATATCACCAGCCGCATCATTCCAATGGCCGAGGCGCTGCGAAATATGCCTTGTTATGTTGCGGACAGTCGTCTTGCGGCGCTTGTCACACACGGCAGACCGTTGACCACACAAGACCTGCAACTGGAAGGCGATGCGACACGGGGGCCCTATGTCAAAATAATCGACACGCAAAAACATCTGCTTGCAGTATTGCGGACAGATGATAATGTGGTTAAATATGATTGTATTTTTCGAAAGTAA
- a CDS encoding Sir2 family NAD-dependent protein deacetylase, whose protein sequence is MDAKLKKLLTEIALGTQHVTVLTGSGISSESNIPTFRGAEGLWSVGGREYKPHQLATRKMFEKNPDDIWRWYLYRRGVCRSASPNPGHRSLVEIERLFQNRFTLITQNADDLHFRAGNSRKNTFEVHGNLFYMRCYRDCTSEIYPIPEGVSDKTKNDALTEAERHLLSCPVCGGPARPHVLWFDETYNEEYYHYLSVLRLARKTRLLIVVGTSGSTNLPVLIAQTVQRRGGVIIDINIHVTPFSYLADATGGFFIQETSSVALPAIYKTVNEAVNLY, encoded by the coding sequence ATGGACGCGAAGCTCAAAAAATTATTGACGGAAATTGCTCTGGGGACTCAGCATGTGACGGTGCTGACCGGCTCGGGGATATCCTCGGAAAGCAATATTCCGACATTTCGAGGCGCGGAAGGGCTTTGGAGCGTCGGCGGCAGGGAATATAAACCGCACCAACTGGCGACGCGAAAAATGTTCGAGAAAAACCCGGATGATATATGGCGTTGGTATTTGTATCGGCGCGGCGTGTGCAGAAGCGCGAGTCCCAATCCGGGGCATCGAAGTTTAGTGGAAATCGAGCGGCTTTTTCAAAATCGGTTCACCCTGATTACTCAGAATGCCGATGATCTTCATTTTCGTGCCGGCAACAGCCGGAAAAACACGTTCGAAGTTCATGGCAACCTGTTTTACATGCGTTGCTACCGGGATTGCACCTCTGAAATATATCCGATACCCGAAGGCGTGTCGGATAAAACGAAAAACGATGCATTGACCGAGGCGGAACGCCATCTTCTTTCATGCCCGGTTTGCGGTGGTCCGGCGAGACCGCATGTGTTGTGGTTCGATGAAACTTATAATGAAGAATATTACCACTATTTGAGTGTGCTGAGACTTGCCAGGAAAACCCGTCTGCTGATCGTGGTGGGTACTTCCGGCAGCACCAATTTGCCGGTGCTGATCGCGCAGACGGTTCAGCGACGAGGCGGTGTGATTATTGACATCAATATTCACGTCACACCGTTTTCCTATCTGGCGGACGCGACGGGCGGGTTTTTTATTCAGGAAACCAGCAGTGTTGCCCTGCCGGCTATTTATAAGACGGTGAATGAAGCGGTCAACTTATATTGA
- a CDS encoding DUF503 domain-containing protein, which yields MVVGLGIVTIRLHECRSLKAKRSVVKSIIGQIRNQFNASVAEIDDNDVHQQALIGMALVGNDRTVINSKMDKIFNMVEAMGVAELIDTEMEIMNL from the coding sequence ATGGTCGTCGGGCTTGGCATTGTGACCATAAGGCTGCATGAGTGCCGGTCCTTGAAAGCGAAGCGAAGCGTCGTAAAATCGATTATCGGACAAATTCGCAATCAATTCAATGCGTCTGTTGCCGAAATTGACGATAACGATGTTCATCAGCAGGCACTAATCGGCATGGCGCTGGTGGGAAATGATCGCACAGTGATTAACTCGAAAATGGATAAAATTTTTAACATGGTGGAAGCAATGGGGGTGGCCGAGCTGATTGATACCGAGATGGAGATAATGAATTTATGA
- a CDS encoding MBL fold metallo-hydrolase: MTPSDTCPPHNGNTFSVCMLASGSRGNAIYISNGNAAILIDAGLSGVEIERRLHSRGLAPEGLTALVVSHEHADHLQGVGVLSRKYGLPVFINADTQKAAYSLGKIKDLRPFSCSTPFMINGMRIYPFSISHDAADPAGFTLEQGAVKIGIATDLGIATAMVKEHLKGCALLVLEANHDPVMLEKGPYPWPLKQRIKSRVGHLANEETRDLLNELQHDGLQHVVLAHLSETNNTPQQAHDIVSPALTRCRPTLSVAVQAASSDIFTV; encoded by the coding sequence TTGACACCTTCAGACACCTGCCCACCCCATAACGGAAACACCTTTTCCGTCTGCATGCTTGCCAGCGGCAGTCGCGGGAACGCCATTTATATTTCAAACGGAAACGCCGCTATTTTGATCGATGCGGGGCTATCCGGGGTGGAAATCGAGCGTCGGCTCCACTCCCGAGGGCTTGCGCCGGAGGGTCTTACGGCCCTGGTGGTTTCGCACGAACATGCCGATCACCTTCAGGGGGTCGGTGTATTGTCGCGCAAATATGGTTTGCCGGTATTCATCAATGCCGACACACAAAAAGCGGCCTATTCTCTGGGAAAAATAAAGGATCTTCGCCCATTTTCGTGCAGTACGCCGTTTATGATCAACGGTATGCGAATCTATCCCTTTTCCATTTCTCATGATGCCGCGGATCCTGCGGGATTTACCCTGGAACAAGGAGCGGTGAAAATCGGCATCGCCACGGACCTGGGGATTGCCACGGCAATGGTAAAAGAGCACCTCAAGGGCTGCGCTCTGCTGGTGCTGGAGGCCAATCATGACCCCGTGATGCTGGAAAAAGGGCCGTATCCCTGGCCGCTCAAGCAGCGGATCAAAAGCCGGGTTGGCCATCTGGCCAATGAAGAGACGCGAGACCTTCTTAACGAATTGCAGCACGATGGATTACAGCACGTTGTGCTCGCACACTTAAGTGAAACCAACAACACCCCTCAACAAGCGCACGACATCGTGAGCCCGGCGCTGACCCGTTGCCGACCGACGCTCTCGGTTGCGGTACAAGCCGCCAGCAGTGACATTTTCACGGTATAG
- the pnp gene encoding polyribonucleotide nucleotidyltransferase: MEMMVKTLVGDRTLSIETGKLAKQASGAVLVKYGETMVLVTVVASPDERNVGFLPLTVEYQEKIYAAGRIPGNYFRREIGRPSEKETLTARLIDRPIRPLFPKGFCNETQLIATVLSMDQENDPDMLALIGASAALEISSIPFAGPIASVRVGRIDGEFIINPTIQQCEQSDINIIVAGSKTGVVMVEGGGNVVSESDMMHAIFAGHDALKPIIDIQIQLREAVGRAKTEVSPPQKDEALAARLAEVATDPILKALSVAVKQDRQNALRQVKIEAIESLGEECADRKEEVSELFHDLVKKISRNLILKEGRRIDNRKFDEIRPITCEVGNLPRPHGSALFTRGETQVLCVLTLGSSLDEQRVETLSGDESRQFMLHYNFPPYSVGEVRRIGGPSRRDIGHGGLATRALERVLPDKDVFDYTIRLVSEVLESNGSSSMGTICAGTMALMDGGVPIKAPVSGIAMGLVKEAEQVVILSDILGDEDHTGDMDFKVAGTKDGITALQMDIKILELSRDIMEKALEQARVGRLHILEKMTTAITVPRVDLSPYAPKIITITINPDKIRDIIGPGGKVIRAIQSESNTKIEITDDGVVKIAAASQEDSDTAVRIIQEITAEPEVGATYDGTVVKITDFGAFVQILPGTDGLVHISQLAAQRVNKVGDVVKEGQKLRVKVLEVSRDGKIRLSHKAVLEEENASKGQ; the protein is encoded by the coding sequence ATGGAAATGATGGTAAAAACTCTCGTGGGGGACAGAACCCTCAGCATCGAGACCGGCAAATTGGCCAAACAGGCATCCGGAGCGGTTCTGGTAAAGTATGGCGAGACCATGGTTCTGGTGACCGTTGTGGCATCACCGGATGAAAGAAATGTGGGGTTTTTACCCCTTACGGTCGAATATCAGGAAAAAATTTATGCTGCCGGAAGAATCCCCGGTAACTATTTTCGGCGTGAAATCGGAAGGCCCAGCGAAAAAGAAACATTGACGGCCCGATTAATCGACCGGCCGATTCGGCCGCTGTTTCCCAAAGGATTTTGCAATGAAACGCAGCTCATTGCCACCGTGCTGTCCATGGACCAGGAAAATGATCCGGATATGCTGGCGTTGATCGGCGCCTCCGCCGCGCTTGAAATATCCAGTATTCCCTTTGCGGGTCCGATCGCTTCAGTTCGTGTCGGCCGTATTGACGGTGAGTTCATCATCAATCCGACCATTCAGCAATGTGAGCAAAGCGATATCAATATTATTGTCGCCGGCTCCAAAACCGGCGTCGTCATGGTGGAGGGCGGCGGCAATGTCGTCAGCGAATCGGACATGATGCATGCCATTTTCGCGGGCCATGATGCTTTAAAGCCGATCATCGATATTCAAATTCAGCTTCGGGAAGCGGTCGGCAGGGCCAAAACGGAAGTATCCCCGCCTCAAAAAGATGAAGCGCTGGCAGCCCGGTTGGCAGAGGTTGCTACAGATCCGATTCTAAAGGCATTGAGCGTTGCAGTGAAACAAGATCGCCAGAATGCGCTTCGCCAGGTAAAGATAGAAGCGATCGAATCCCTCGGCGAAGAGTGCGCGGATCGAAAAGAAGAAGTTTCCGAATTATTTCATGATCTCGTCAAGAAAATCAGCCGGAACTTAATTTTAAAGGAAGGCCGCCGAATAGACAATCGCAAATTCGATGAGATTCGGCCGATTACATGTGAGGTCGGCAACCTGCCCAGGCCCCACGGCTCCGCCCTGTTTACCCGCGGAGAAACGCAGGTGCTCTGCGTCCTGACGCTCGGATCCAGCCTGGATGAGCAACGCGTGGAAACCCTCAGTGGGGATGAGTCCCGGCAATTTATGCTTCACTATAACTTCCCGCCCTATTCCGTGGGCGAGGTGCGCCGAATCGGCGGCCCCAGCCGACGGGACATCGGGCATGGCGGTCTGGCCACGCGAGCGCTGGAACGGGTGCTGCCGGATAAGGACGTGTTCGATTACACGATTCGGCTCGTATCCGAAGTGTTGGAATCCAACGGCTCCTCCTCCATGGGCACCATCTGTGCCGGTACCATGGCCTTAATGGATGGCGGTGTGCCGATCAAGGCGCCGGTGTCCGGTATCGCCATGGGGCTTGTCAAGGAAGCGGAACAGGTGGTGATTCTCTCCGATATTCTCGGAGATGAGGACCATACGGGGGATATGGATTTTAAGGTCGCGGGCACCAAGGACGGCATCACCGCGCTTCAGATGGATATCAAGATTTTAGAGCTTTCAAGAGACATCATGGAAAAGGCGCTGGAACAGGCGCGCGTCGGCCGGTTGCATATTCTCGAGAAAATGACGACCGCGATCACTGTACCGCGGGTTGATTTGTCTCCTTATGCCCCGAAAATAATCACCATCACCATCAACCCGGACAAGATTCGAGATATCATCGGCCCGGGGGGTAAAGTGATCCGCGCCATTCAGAGCGAATCCAATACCAAAATTGAAATTACGGATGACGGGGTGGTTAAAATTGCGGCGGCTTCCCAGGAGGACAGCGACACTGCCGTTCGGATTATTCAGGAGATCACCGCAGAGCCGGAAGTCGGCGCGACCTATGACGGCACGGTTGTAAAAATTACGGATTTCGGGGCCTTTGTTCAGATTTTGCCCGGCACGGACGGTCTTGTTCACATTTCCCAACTCGCGGCCCAACGGGTCAACAAGGTCGGGGATGTGGTCAAGGAAGGCCAAAAACTGAGAGTCAAAGTACTCGAGGTTTCACGGGACGGCAAAATCAGGCTTAGCCACAAAGCGGTTCTGGAAGAGGAAAATGCAAGCAAAGGTCAGTAA
- a CDS encoding AbrB/MazE/SpoVT family DNA-binding domain-containing protein yields the protein MRVTTKGKVTIPINIRKKLGIKPDTEVDFLQEGDRVFLVKRKGTARATRKFNKLRSVATVKMTTDEIMALTRDNQ from the coding sequence ATGAGAGTGACAACCAAGGGAAAAGTTACGATACCAATTAACATACGAAAAAAATTAGGAATTAAACCCGATACAGAGGTCGATTTTTTACAAGAAGGGGATCGGGTTTTTTTGGTAAAACGGAAAGGAACGGCACGTGCCACCCGTAAGTTTAACAAGCTCCGCAGTGTTGCAACTGTCAAAATGACCACAGACGAAATAATGGCGCTCACAAGAGACAATCAATGA
- the dut gene encoding dUTP diphosphatase produces MNPCDFSQAPIIEFLRLRPEQDHDIPLPRYMSAEAAGMDICAAIETSTLLEKGQIMLVSTGFAMALPSGFEAQIRPRSGLAVNHGIGLINSPGTIDADYRGEVKVALINLGPDAYTIHRGDRIAQMVIHCCCRAEIHTVARLNDTARNRGGFGHTGR; encoded by the coding sequence ATGAACCCTTGTGATTTTTCTCAAGCGCCTATTATCGAGTTTCTTCGGCTTCGGCCCGAACAAGACCACGACATTCCGCTGCCCCGTTATATGTCCGCAGAAGCCGCCGGCATGGATATCTGCGCTGCCATCGAAACGAGCACGCTCCTTGAAAAAGGGCAAATCATGCTCGTTTCCACGGGATTTGCCATGGCATTGCCGTCTGGGTTTGAAGCGCAGATTCGACCGCGCAGCGGCCTTGCGGTGAATCACGGCATCGGGCTTATCAATTCACCCGGCACGATCGATGCGGACTATCGGGGAGAGGTTAAAGTTGCGCTGATTAATCTGGGGCCCGACGCTTATACGATTCACCGGGGGGACCGAATCGCCCAGATGGTCATCCATTGCTGCTGCCGGGCAGAGATTCACACCGTTGCGCGGCTAAACGATACGGCACGCAACCGGGGCGGCTTCGGCCATACCGGGCGTTAG